The following are encoded in a window of Gramella sp. MT6 genomic DNA:
- a CDS encoding glycoside hydrolase family 16 protein — protein MKHLFLKTFLALGIIFSGNLFAQDSPAKTVSDTLFFDDFSGSSLDREKWNVVGTDFWVNNEQQVYVDSTATIFNVKGDNAKGAENALVLKAHYSPNYIKYRGNDFDFISGRINTRDKVMFTYGTAMARMKLPEGSGFWPAFWALGGGDWPDTGEIDIMEYVGETDWIGVALHGPGYSGETPLVNKYFYPEGEDVTDWHVYSVDWTPEALNFKVDGRLIYRVTKPMVEHYGEWKFDNPKYLILNLALGGAYPYKTNGVEEPYNGLPASTVELIKQGKAEVLIDWVLIKK, from the coding sequence ATGAAGCACTTATTTTTAAAAACCTTCCTCGCGCTAGGTATTATTTTCAGCGGAAATCTATTTGCTCAGGACTCACCTGCAAAAACCGTAAGCGACACCCTTTTCTTTGATGACTTCTCCGGAAGTTCACTCGATAGGGAAAAGTGGAATGTTGTTGGAACAGACTTTTGGGTAAATAACGAGCAACAGGTTTATGTGGATTCCACTGCAACGATTTTCAATGTAAAAGGTGATAATGCTAAAGGAGCCGAAAATGCGCTGGTACTTAAGGCTCATTACAGCCCCAACTATATAAAATACCGCGGAAATGATTTCGATTTCATCTCGGGAAGGATAAATACCCGGGACAAGGTGATGTTCACCTACGGTACAGCTATGGCCAGGATGAAACTTCCTGAAGGTTCCGGCTTTTGGCCCGCATTCTGGGCACTTGGCGGAGGCGATTGGCCCGATACCGGAGAGATCGATATTATGGAATATGTGGGAGAGACAGACTGGATAGGAGTTGCCCTGCACGGCCCGGGATATTCCGGAGAGACTCCGCTGGTTAACAAATACTTCTATCCTGAAGGTGAAGATGTGACCGACTGGCATGTGTATTCTGTAGACTGGACACCGGAGGCACTTAATTTTAAGGTTGATGGCAGATTGATCTATCGGGTTACAAAACCTATGGTAGAGCATTACGGGGAATGGAAATTTGACAATCCAAAATACCTTATTCTCAATCTAGCTTTAGGGGGTGCATACCCTTATAAAACTAATGGAGTTGAAGAACCATATAACGGACTCCCAGCATCTACGGTAGAGCTTATAAAACAAGGAAAAGCAGAAGTTCTTATTGACTGGGTTTTAATAAAAAAGTAA
- a CDS encoding family 16 glycosylhydrolase produces MKNIFLKLTFVMALCAGLFSCAEEDYDIGEISSPTNLQVDAAVVGQSGEMPNGDGSGQVTFNATADGAMTYKYVFENGSSATTSSGIYTHQFSETGTKTYTVNVIAYGPGGTATSMIVDVEVLVTYEPPKELIDKLVGDGSKEWRIKAEVPGHFGLGPVGGVVPVEWYSAGANEKANAGMYDDRYIFNEDGTFTHITNGTVFGRAGLIDQLGGSGGTVEGADVLNLEFGDYTENWSISAPGGNETINLTGIGFIGYYIGGDHQYQIFDRSGTNDMILKSTDGNGEFDWWFIITSAEEGAGGEEPEEFQTEFEDLLWSDEFDGDALDTDNWNYEIGNGTNGWGNGEVQYYTEDNVTVQDGNLVITAKRESESGFEFTSGRITTQDKFEFTYGRVEARAKMPEGGGTWPAIWMLGANFDEVGWPETGEIDIMEWVGNNPGETSSALHFPGNSGGNAVVGRTPISNASTEFHTYTVEWTSENITLLLDGEVFFTFTNEASLPFDKDFFLIMNVAMGGGLGGEIDANFQESSMEVDYVRVYQ; encoded by the coding sequence ATGAAAAATATATTTTTAAAATTAACATTTGTAATGGCTCTTTGCGCAGGATTATTCTCCTGTGCAGAGGAGGATTACGATATTGGGGAAATCTCTTCTCCAACAAATCTTCAGGTAGATGCCGCTGTGGTTGGACAATCTGGAGAGATGCCTAATGGTGATGGTAGTGGGCAGGTTACCTTCAATGCTACTGCAGATGGAGCCATGACCTATAAATACGTTTTCGAGAACGGAAGTTCAGCTACTACATCTAGTGGGATTTATACACACCAGTTTTCTGAAACGGGTACTAAAACCTACACGGTGAACGTAATAGCTTATGGCCCGGGTGGTACGGCTACTTCGATGATCGTAGACGTGGAAGTTCTTGTAACCTATGAGCCACCTAAGGAGCTAATTGATAAATTAGTAGGTGATGGTTCTAAAGAATGGAGAATTAAGGCAGAAGTGCCTGGACACTTTGGTCTTGGACCGGTTGGAGGAGTTGTTCCAGTAGAATGGTACAGTGCCGGAGCGAATGAAAAAGCAAATGCCGGAATGTATGATGACAGGTATATCTTCAATGAAGATGGAACATTTACTCATATTACCAATGGAACTGTTTTTGGCCGAGCTGGTCTCATAGATCAATTAGGTGGAAGCGGCGGAACTGTTGAAGGTGCTGACGTTTTAAATCTGGAATTCGGAGATTATACTGAGAACTGGTCTATTTCTGCTCCAGGTGGAAATGAAACGATCAATCTTACCGGAATAGGTTTTATTGGATATTATATTGGTGGTGATCACCAGTATCAGATCTTTGACCGTTCTGGAACTAATGATATGATTCTGAAATCTACCGATGGTAACGGTGAATTCGACTGGTGGTTCATAATCACTTCTGCAGAAGAAGGTGCTGGTGGTGAAGAACCAGAAGAATTCCAAACCGAATTTGAAGATCTTCTATGGTCAGATGAATTTGATGGTGATGCTCTGGATACTGATAACTGGAACTACGAAATAGGAAATGGAACTAATGGTTGGGGAAATGGTGAAGTTCAGTACTATACTGAAGATAACGTAACCGTTCAGGATGGAAATCTTGTGATCACTGCTAAGCGTGAATCTGAAAGCGGATTTGAATTTACATCGGGTAGAATCACAACTCAGGATAAATTTGAATTTACTTACGGTCGAGTTGAAGCCAGGGCGAAAATGCCTGAAGGTGGAGGAACCTGGCCGGCGATCTGGATGCTCGGGGCTAACTTCGATGAAGTAGGATGGCCTGAGACCGGTGAGATTGACATTATGGAGTGGGTTGGAAACAATCCTGGAGAAACTTCTTCTGCATTGCATTTTCCTGGAAATTCCGGAGGTAATGCGGTGGTAGGAAGAACTCCTATTTCAAATGCTTCTACAGAGTTCCATACTTACACAGTAGAGTGGACTTCTGAAAATATCACACTGCTACTGGACGGTGAAGTATTTTTTACTTTCACCAACGAAGCTTCCCTGCCATTCGATAAGGATTTCTTCCTTATTATGAATGTAGCTATGGGTGGCGGTCTTGGAGGCGAAATCGATGCAAACTTCCAGGAATCTTCTATGGAAGTGGACTACGTAAGAGTTTACCAATAG